A stretch of the Campylobacter sp. 19-13652 genome encodes the following:
- a CDS encoding sodium-dependent transporter — MNDKFSRLGFILSIVGAAIGLGNAWKFPYMTGANGGSAFVLIYLVFTILVGLSIFFAELAMGKLSGGDVVSAFYSLAPKHKKLWSKAGFMMITGVLVASFYTLIIGWVIKYAVLSFSDLPINTDLAQQSFVGFITNDIKGQIFYYSIAFFSYFFILAKGIKSGIERLNLWLMPILFVLLMLMLGYSASMSGFSAALEFLLSPDFSKVTGETIFMALGLAFFTMCVGIGAIITYSASLNDSTNLFTSSLYVVALNLIISIVIGLIVFTFVFEFGGAPNGGPGLVFITLPTLFASLKVGILGNVLSFAFFSVLIFAGLTSAISMVEPLIFYFSKSRGISRIRAIFIVGAITYILGMLCIFGQSADYSEALKFAGKSFFDWLDFISSNIMLPVGGMIICFFVGWSMRFDEVQGLLKPYMGRTIFEFWYFCVRFIAPACVLAVFIKGLYNE, encoded by the coding sequence ATGAATGATAAATTTTCTCGTTTAGGTTTTATCCTTTCTATTGTTGGGGCTGCGATTGGGCTTGGAAACGCGTGGAAGTTTCCATATATGACTGGTGCAAACGGCGGCTCGGCTTTTGTGCTTATTTACCTAGTTTTTACTATTTTAGTGGGGCTTAGTATATTTTTTGCTGAGCTTGCTATGGGAAAGCTAAGCGGAGGCGACGTGGTGAGCGCTTTTTACTCGCTTGCGCCAAAGCATAAAAAGCTATGGAGCAAGGCTGGGTTTATGATGATTACAGGCGTGCTAGTGGCTAGCTTTTATACGCTTATTATAGGCTGGGTTATTAAATATGCTGTACTTAGTTTTTCTGATTTGCCAATTAATACAGACCTAGCCCAGCAGAGCTTTGTAGGTTTTATCACAAATGACATAAAAGGGCAGATATTTTATTATTCTATAGCGTTTTTTAGCTACTTTTTTATACTTGCTAAGGGGATAAAATCGGGTATTGAGAGGCTAAATTTATGGCTTATGCCGATACTTTTTGTGCTTCTTATGCTTATGCTTGGTTATTCGGCTAGCATGTCTGGCTTTTCCGCTGCCCTTGAGTTTTTATTAAGTCCTGATTTTAGCAAGGTTACTGGCGAGACTATATTTATGGCTTTGGGACTTGCGTTTTTTACTATGTGTGTAGGTATTGGCGCTATTATCACATATTCAGCCAGCCTAAATGACAGCACAAATCTCTTTACTTCCTCTTTATACGTGGTGGCTTTAAATTTAATCATAAGCATAGTAATTGGGCTTATTGTATTTACCTTTGTTTTTGAGTTTGGAGGTGCACCAAATGGAGGTCCTGGACTTGTTTTTATCACTCTACCTACGCTTTTTGCAAGCCTAAAGGTCGGCATTTTAGGCAATGTGCTAAGCTTTGCGTTTTTTAGTGTGCTTATATTTGCAGGGCTTACATCGGCTATTTCTATGGTTGAGCCTTTGATTTTTTATTTTAGCAAAAGTAGGGGCATAAGCCGTATAAGGGCTATTTTTATAGTGGGCGCTATTACTTATATTTTAGGCATGCTGTGTATATTTGGGCAGAGTGCGGATTACTCAGAGGCTTTAAAATTTGCAGGTAAGAGCTTTTTTGATTGGCTTGATTTTATATCGTCCAATATTATGTTGCCAGTTGGTGGTATGATTATCTGCTTTTTTGTGGGCTGGAGCATGCGCTTTGATGAGGTACAGGGGCTTTTAAAGCCGTATATGGGCAGGACTATTTTTGAGTTTTGGTATTTTTGCGTGCGCTTTATAGCTCCAGCTTGCGTTTTGGCTGTGTTTATTAAAGGATTATATAATGAATAG
- a CDS encoding sodium-dependent transporter, translated as MNRFSKLGYVLAVAGSAVGLGNAWKFPYVVGNNGGSAFVLLYLGICLVVGIPIFLGELSIGKLSESDSVNAFSKLTDKFKGFWKAVGFTSVLTGYIIACYYVVVIGWVLYYIFMALGGFGDISMVANSASFSEAFDTSKGVFISFLTQNWLMQTLCFFAVLAGCVFIVSRGIIGGIERLNTYMMPSLFILLLVMLAYSISASSGGFSEAARFLLVPNFSKINFNSFLEALGLAFFTMSLGIAVIITYSASLNDNANFLRSTFSVVGINILLAIMMGLIIFTFIFEFNAPPAQGPGLVFMSLPLLFAKMGSVVGTLMGVGFFVALLFAGVTSAISIIEPFTFFLVRNYNISRAKALCILGAGMVIIGLASLLSNVSGVGEHYQIFGMGFLDFLDYVASKILMPLCGIGAAIFVGFVIKRDGLELLFLPHMPKAVFEIWYICIRFIAPACVIAVMINALWPR; from the coding sequence ATGAATAGATTTTCAAAATTAGGTTATGTTTTGGCTGTTGCTGGCTCTGCTGTGGGGCTTGGCAATGCATGGAAGTTTCCATATGTCGTGGGTAATAATGGTGGTTCTGCCTTTGTGCTTTTGTATCTTGGAATTTGTCTAGTGGTAGGCATACCTATATTTTTAGGCGAGCTTAGTATAGGTAAACTCTCAGAAAGCGATAGCGTAAACGCCTTTAGTAAACTTACTGATAAATTTAAAGGCTTTTGGAAAGCAGTGGGCTTTACTTCGGTGCTTACTGGATATATTATAGCTTGTTATTATGTTGTAGTTATTGGCTGGGTGCTTTATTATATTTTTATGGCACTTGGGGGATTTGGCGATATTTCTATGGTGGCAAACTCGGCTAGTTTCTCAGAAGCTTTTGATACGTCAAAGGGTGTATTTATCAGCTTTTTAACCCAAAACTGGCTTATGCAAACGCTCTGTTTTTTTGCTGTTTTAGCAGGCTGCGTATTCATAGTTTCAAGAGGCATAATAGGTGGGATTGAGCGGCTTAATACCTATATGATGCCGTCTTTATTTATCCTGCTTTTGGTTATGCTTGCTTACTCAATTAGTGCGAGCAGTGGCGGATTTAGCGAGGCGGCCAGGTTTTTGCTTGTGCCTAATTTTAGCAAAATAAACTTTAACTCGTTTTTAGAAGCCCTTGGGCTTGCATTTTTTACGATGTCGCTAGGTATAGCAGTGATTATTACCTATTCGGCTAGCCTAAATGACAATGCAAATTTTTTACGCTCCACATTTAGCGTAGTTGGTATTAATATCTTGCTTGCTATTATGATGGGGCTTATAATCTTTACTTTTATTTTTGAATTTAACGCCCCACCAGCCCAGGGTCCAGGGCTTGTGTTTATGTCTTTGCCACTTTTATTTGCCAAAATGGGCTCAGTCGTGGGTACGCTTATGGGTGTTGGCTTTTTTGTGGCGTTGCTTTTTGCTGGGGTTACCTCGGCTATTTCTATTATTGAGCCATTTACCTTTTTTCTGGTTAGAAACTACAACATAAGCAGGGCAAAAGCGCTTTGCATACTTGGCGCTGGTATGGTTATTATAGGGCTTGCTAGCCTGCTTTCTAATGTCTCTGGCGTAGGCGAACATTATCAAATTTTTGGTATGGGATTTTTGGATTTTCTTGATTATGTTGCGTCTAAAATTTTAATGCCACTATGTGGTATAGGGGCTGCTATTTTTGTGGGCTTTGTGATAAAGCGTGATGGGCTTGAGCTACTGTTTTTACCACATATGCCAAAGGCTGTTTTTGAAATTTGGTATATCTGTATTAGATTTATCGCTCCAGCTTGCGTTATAGCGGTTATGATTAATGCTTTGTGGCCTAGATAA
- a CDS encoding TRAP transporter small permease subunit has protein sequence MLNKIVSFFDVLVRFVLSLSMAAMLLLILVVLFNVVSRYLFSYSNVGLSELEWHLFAVIFLLGMSCCLYDDSHVRVDIFYANISPRKKALINIIFTILFVIPLALLISQLSLDYVAEAYQSNEASADPGGLSHRFIIKALIPLSFYLLIFISFGTLVKNLISLKSAQERGDK, from the coding sequence ATGCTTAATAAAATAGTTTCATTTTTTGATGTGCTTGTACGTTTTGTACTTTCGTTGTCTATGGCAGCTATGCTTTTGCTTATTTTAGTAGTGCTTTTTAATGTCGTTTCGCGCTATCTCTTTAGTTACTCAAATGTAGGGCTTTCGGAGCTTGAGTGGCACCTTTTTGCTGTTATTTTCCTACTTGGTATGAGCTGTTGCTTGTATGATGATAGCCATGTTAGGGTGGATATTTTTTATGCTAACATAAGCCCTAGGAAAAAGGCTTTAATAAATATCATCTTTACAATTTTATTTGTCATACCGCTTGCACTTTTAATCTCGCAGCTTTCGCTTGATTATGTAGCCGAAGCATATCAGTCTAATGAAGCAAGCGCAGACCCAGGCGGATTAAGCCATAGATTTATCATAAAAGCCCTAATTCCACTATCATTTTACCTGCTGATATTTATAAGTTTTGGCACCCTAGTTAAAAATTTAATATCTTTAAAAAGCGCACAAGAAAGAGGCGACAAATGA